A stretch of Brassica napus cultivar Da-Ae chromosome C6, Da-Ae, whole genome shotgun sequence DNA encodes these proteins:
- the LOC106406408 gene encoding small nuclear ribonucleoprotein Sm D2-like isoform X2, producing the protein MEKDLNQEKTEEEEFNTGPLSVLMMSVKNDTQVLINCCNNRKLIGCVRDFERRCNMVLENIRDMRIEVPKNGKGKKKALPVNRDRFISKMFLATNSHESQV; encoded by the exons ATGGAAAAGGATCTCAAC CAGGAAAagacagaagaggaggagttcAACACTGGACCTCTTTCTGTTCTGATGATGAGTGTTAAGAACGACACTCAGGTGCTGATCAATTGCTGCAACAACAGGAAACTCATTGGCTGTGTTAGGGATTTTGAAAGGCGCTGCAACATGGTCCTGGAAAACATCAGAGATATGAGGATTGAG GTACCCAAAAATGGGAAAGGAAAGAAGAAAGCTCTTCCCGTCAACAGAGATCGCTTTATCAGCAAGATGTTTCTCGCCACAAATAGCCACGAATCCCAAGTATGA
- the LOC111207004 gene encoding putative defensin-like protein 66, translating into MGSFRLMVTFTLVAMTVISCDLFNVETGIFVQAAGPICGQVCSEKFEDEKCYKYCVGLSYKNGFCFQSDPKTSTLRCCCANE; encoded by the exons ATGGGTTCTTTCAGATTGATGGTTACTTTCACTCTTGTTGCTATGACGGTCATTTCATGTGATCTTTTCAAtg TTGAAACGGGGATCTTTGTGCAAGCTGCGGGTCCGATATGTGGACAAGTTTGTTCTGAAAAATTTGAAGATGAAAAATGCTATAAATATTGTGTAGGATTGTCTTATAAAAACGGTTTTTGCTTTCAATCCGATCCTAAAACTTCTACACTTCGCTGTTGTTGTGCAAAcgaataa
- the LOC106404829 gene encoding zinc-finger homeodomain protein 11, translating into MDLSSKHKQTLTNSPVAGELTIAGEMGVCYKECLKNHAANLGGHALDGCGEFMPTPTATPTDPSSLRCAACGCHRNFHRRDPSDHLNFLPSHPTSSPSGTESPPSQSLHHVASPVPCSYYTSAPHHMLLSLSSGFPGPADQDPTAVRSENSSKGGMRKRTRTKFTAEQKIKMRAFAEKAGWKINGCDEKSVREFCSENGIERGVLKVWMHNNKYSLLNGKNRETLSMEDHPRLCLNTQSSNNGGEDGDNVGGSSSS; encoded by the coding sequence ATGGATTTGTCTtcaaaacacaaacaaacattAACAAACTCTCCCGTCGCCGGAGAACTAACCATAGCCGGAGAAATGGGTGTCTGTTACAAAGAGTGTCTGAAAAACCACGCGGCTAACCTCGGCGGCCACGCGCTCGACGGCTGCGGCGAGTTCATGCCAACCCCTACCGCAACTCCCACCGACCCTTCCTCTCTCCGCTGCGCCGCTTGTGGCTGCCACCGTAATTTCCACCGCCGTGACCCTTCCGACCATCTCAACTTTCTCCCTTCGCATCCCACTTCCTCTCCCTCCGGAACAGAATCTCCACCGTCTCAGTCGCTTCACCACGTGGCTTCCCCTGTTCCTTGCTCTTACTACACTTCAGCTCCACATCACATGCTTCTCTCTCTCAGCTCCGGTTTCCCTGGACCGGCAGATCAAGATCCGACGGCGGTAAGATCGGAGAACAGCTCAAAAGGAGGAATGAGGAAGCGGACGAGGACCAAGTTCACGGCGGAGCAGAAGATTAAGATGAGAGCCTTCGCCGAGAAAGCGGGGTGGAAGATCAACGGCTGTGATGAGAAGTCGGTGAGAGAGTTCTGTAGCGAGAATGGGATCGAGAGAGGAGTTCTTAAAGTGTGGATGCATAATAATAAGTATTCACTTCTCAACGGGAAGAACAGAGAGACCTTGTCTATGGAGGATCATCCTCGTCTTTGTCTGAACACTCAGAGCAGTAATAATGGTGGTGAAGATGGAGACAACGTTGGTGGGTCATCGTCTTCTTGA
- the LOC106406408 gene encoding small nuclear ribonucleoprotein Sm D2-like isoform X1, translated as MEKDLNEKTEEEEFNTGPLSVLMMSVKNDTQVLINCCNNRKLIGCVRDFERRCNMVLENIRDMRIEVPKNGKGKKKALPVNRDRFISKMFLATNSHESQV; from the exons ATGGAAAAGGATCTCAAC GAAAagacagaagaggaggagttcAACACTGGACCTCTTTCTGTTCTGATGATGAGTGTTAAGAACGACACTCAGGTGCTGATCAATTGCTGCAACAACAGGAAACTCATTGGCTGTGTTAGGGATTTTGAAAGGCGCTGCAACATGGTCCTGGAAAACATCAGAGATATGAGGATTGAG GTACCCAAAAATGGGAAAGGAAAGAAGAAAGCTCTTCCCGTCAACAGAGATCGCTTTATCAGCAAGATGTTTCTCGCCACAAATAGCCACGAATCCCAAGTATGA
- the LOC106406857 gene encoding 60S ribosomal protein L34-2: protein MVQRLVYRSRHSYATKSNQHRIVKTPGGKLTYQTTKKRASGPKCPVTGKRIQGIPHLRPAEYKRSRLSRNRRTVNRAYGGVLSALAVRERIVRAFLVEEQKIVKKVLKLQKAKEKVAPKS, encoded by the exons ATGGTTCAGCGTCTTGTATACCGTTCGCGTCACAGCTACGCCACCAAGTCCAACCAGCACAGGATCGTCAAAACCCCAG GTGGTAAATTGACATACCAGACCACTAAGAAGCGTGCAAGTGGACCCAAATGCCCCGTTACCGGCAAGCGTATCCAGGGT ATCCCTCACTTGAGGCCTGCTGAGTACAAGAGGTCTCGATTATCCAGAAACAGGAGGACCGTGAACCGTGCTTATGGTGGTGTTTTGTCTGCTTTGGCTGTTAGGGAGAG AATCGTCCGTGCTTTCCTTGTGGAAGAGCAAAAGATTGTGAAGAAGGTCTTGAAGCTCCAAAAGGCCAAGGAAAAGGTTGCTCCCAAGAGCTAG